The following coding sequences are from one Prochlorococcus sp. MIT 0604 window:
- a CDS encoding DegT/DnrJ/EryC1/StrS aminotransferase family protein: MRKDLALFGGEKIIKKNLEKYNSIGMEESIAVQKVIDSGELSRFLGCWDDDFYGGKYVREFEKDCAEFFNVKHVVTVNSWTSGLVCAIGAIGIEPGDEIIVTPWTMCATATAILHWNAIPVFSDIEPETFNLDPKKIEQKITKRTKAILAADIFGHSCEVKKLLEIAEKYSLKLITDSAQAPGVFNNGIVTGTESHVGGYSLNYHKHIHTGEGGILVTNDDNICERMQLIRNHGEAVVESKGVKNLNNILGHNFRLGEIECAIGIQQLKKLKSLVKRRQEIAAYLNEGLKDLEGLILPKVLKGNTHAYYCYGLKLDLNKISVNREIIISALEAEGLKGLGNGYANIHLLPLFQKKIAYGNKGFPWSSDVTSNFISYSKGICPVAERMHDKEFIAFEMCLHQLNDEDIELVLKCFKKVWDNLHLLSN; encoded by the coding sequence GTGAGAAAAGATCTTGCCCTCTTTGGAGGAGAAAAAATTATAAAAAAAAATTTAGAAAAATATAATTCTATAGGAATGGAAGAATCAATAGCAGTTCAAAAGGTAATAGATTCGGGTGAGCTTTCTAGATTTTTAGGCTGTTGGGATGATGATTTTTATGGAGGTAAATATGTTAGAGAATTTGAAAAAGATTGTGCTGAATTTTTTAATGTTAAACATGTGGTAACTGTTAATTCTTGGACTTCAGGTTTGGTTTGTGCTATTGGAGCTATTGGTATTGAGCCAGGAGATGAAATTATAGTTACTCCATGGACTATGTGTGCAACTGCTACAGCTATATTGCATTGGAATGCAATACCAGTTTTTTCAGATATAGAACCTGAAACTTTTAATTTAGATCCAAAAAAAATAGAACAAAAAATCACAAAAAGAACTAAAGCAATATTAGCTGCTGATATATTCGGTCATTCATGTGAAGTGAAAAAACTATTAGAAATTGCAGAAAAATATAGTCTAAAATTAATAACAGACTCTGCGCAGGCCCCAGGAGTATTTAATAATGGTATTGTGACGGGTACTGAATCACATGTCGGTGGTTATAGTCTAAATTATCATAAGCATATTCATACTGGGGAAGGAGGAATATTAGTAACTAACGATGATAATATTTGTGAAAGAATGCAGTTGATTAGAAATCATGGAGAAGCTGTTGTAGAGTCTAAAGGTGTAAAAAATTTAAATAATATTCTTGGACATAATTTCCGTCTAGGAGAAATTGAATGCGCTATAGGTATTCAGCAATTAAAGAAACTTAAATCACTTGTCAAAAGAAGACAGGAAATAGCTGCTTATTTAAATGAAGGTCTCAAAGATTTAGAAGGACTGATATTGCCAAAAGTTCTTAAGGGAAATACACATGCATATTATTGTTATGGTCTGAAACTAGATCTTAACAAAATCTCTGTTAATCGAGAAATTATAATATCTGCATTAGAAGCTGAAGGACTAAAAGGATTAGGAAATGGATATGCTAATATTCACCTTCTACCTTTATTTCAGAAAAAAATTGCTTATGGAAATAAAGGTTTTCCTTGGTCATCTGATGTTACTTCTAATTTTATTTCTTATTCAAAAGGTATTTGTCCTGTTGCTGAAAGAATGCATGATAAAGAGTTTATTGCATTTGAAATGTGTCTACATCAACTTAATGATGAAGACATTGAATTAGTTTTAAAGTGTTTTAAAAAGGTTTGGGATAATTTACATTTGCTATCAAATTAA
- a CDS encoding NAD(P)-dependent oxidoreductase — MSKESFLITGSSGFIGKALCKFLTSKGYKVFGIDKVRSDFSDFNFKYFELDLLDIHPNELSNIIPKVDYIVHLAARTDLSGKRLSEYDVNIEGVKRMCAYSGIIKPRKVLFASTQLVNCIGDIPNGVNDYNPDTFYGLSKVIGEEIVRSFFKNLEINWLIFRPTTVWGPGMSIHYQNFLNLILEKKYFHIGFKKKKKSFSYIGNSVNQIFELCINEKELLSDLTIYLCDPFNIEIKQWANDLALGLGAPKPFTLPHKLCYLLAFLNDNFSKLLKIKPPIPLTLRRLKNITTPYIFQSNLLWQNSSILYDYKSAIKNTCSWFLSKKIENFK; from the coding sequence ATGAGTAAAGAATCCTTCTTAATTACAGGAAGCAGTGGCTTTATAGGAAAGGCATTATGTAAGTTTTTAACTTCAAAGGGTTACAAAGTTTTTGGTATTGATAAAGTAAGGTCTGATTTCTCGGATTTTAATTTTAAATATTTTGAATTAGATTTGCTTGATATTCATCCAAATGAATTATCTAATATCATTCCCAAAGTAGACTATATTGTTCACCTCGCAGCTAGAACTGACCTATCTGGCAAAAGATTATCAGAATACGATGTGAATATTGAGGGAGTAAAAAGAATGTGCGCATACTCAGGGATTATTAAACCAAGAAAAGTATTATTTGCTTCAACGCAATTAGTTAATTGTATTGGAGATATTCCTAATGGCGTTAATGATTATAATCCTGATACATTTTATGGATTATCAAAGGTCATTGGAGAAGAGATAGTGAGGTCATTTTTTAAAAATTTAGAAATAAATTGGTTAATTTTTAGACCTACCACGGTTTGGGGACCAGGAATGTCTATACATTATCAAAATTTCCTTAATTTAATTTTGGAGAAGAAATATTTTCATATTGGATTTAAAAAAAAGAAAAAGTCATTTTCATATATAGGGAATTCTGTTAATCAAATATTTGAATTATGCATAAATGAAAAAGAACTTCTTTCAGATTTAACTATCTATCTATGCGATCCATTCAATATTGAAATCAAACAATGGGCAAATGATTTAGCACTAGGTCTTGGTGCTCCCAAACCTTTTACTTTGCCCCATAAATTATGTTATTTACTAGCTTTTTTAAATGATAACTTTTCAAAATTACTGAAAATAAAACCTCCAATACCCCTAACTCTTAGAAGATTAAAGAACATTACAACACCTTATATATTTCAATCAAATTTACTTTGGCAAAATTCCTCAATTCTTTATGACTATAAATCAGCTATAAAAAATACATGCTCTTGGTTTCTAAGTAAAAAAATCGAAAATTTTAAATGA
- a CDS encoding glycosyltransferase, with translation MRHLYFDNAIGVDSYTGIGYVSRVLLYTYFKIGVKVKLPATTQKENKIIFDLWEQAGNSSTIVTLIEKNYLPFKLNSIFKFYKLKDRSINEIFCPFQFPLLLSKQLKNNNISFKFIVHDLCYIEATKQKKFGFLKRYILNRRIKELSKYKKTKIFSPRNYTLKEINKKFGINKKKLIEIPIPYFFGREWDIKNNKYIIKYQSPYILFISNSRKRKGISLLKEIIEKSFPANFIIVGDTNLKNIFKSYSNVNILVNIPDPEVASLIINCSMLISTSSCEGLCLPVCRSISLNKKTAALNHGIYNSNEFKNLIRIDTNNINPLINEINSSINNFKKTNYNELQNFINKEQFKEKELIELIQKNV, from the coding sequence ATGCGGCATTTATATTTTGATAATGCTATTGGAGTCGATTCATATACAGGTATTGGATATGTAAGCAGAGTTTTGCTTTATACCTATTTCAAGATAGGCGTAAAGGTAAAATTACCAGCTACTACCCAAAAAGAAAATAAGATTATTTTTGATCTTTGGGAACAAGCAGGTAATTCATCAACAATAGTAACTTTAATAGAAAAGAATTATTTACCCTTTAAACTAAACTCTATTTTCAAATTTTACAAACTAAAGGATAGATCGATAAATGAAATATTTTGTCCTTTTCAATTTCCTCTTTTACTTTCTAAACAGTTAAAAAATAATAATATATCCTTCAAGTTTATAGTGCATGACCTTTGTTATATTGAAGCAACTAAACAAAAAAAATTTGGTTTTCTTAAAAGATATATTTTAAATAGAAGAATTAAAGAACTCTCTAAATATAAAAAAACAAAAATATTTTCTCCAAGAAATTACACTTTGAAAGAAATAAATAAAAAATTTGGGATAAATAAAAAAAAATTGATTGAAATTCCAATTCCTTATTTTTTTGGGAGAGAATGGGATATTAAAAATAATAAATATATAATAAAATATCAATCCCCTTATATATTGTTTATTTCAAACTCAAGAAAAAGAAAAGGTATTTCCCTCTTAAAAGAAATTATAGAAAAATCATTTCCAGCAAATTTTATAATTGTAGGTGATACAAATTTGAAAAATATTTTTAAAAGCTATTCAAATGTAAATATTCTTGTAAATATTCCTGATCCAGAAGTTGCTTCATTAATTATTAATTGTTCAATGTTAATTTCTACTTCTTCTTGTGAGGGACTTTGCCTGCCAGTTTGTAGATCGATTTCTCTAAATAAAAAAACAGCAGCATTAAATCATGGGATTTATAATTCAAATGAATTTAAAAATTTAATTAGAATTGATACTAATAATATTAATCCACTTATCAATGAAATAAATTCCTCAATTAATAACTTTAAAAAAACAAACTATAATGAATTGCAAAATTTTATAAATAAGGAACAATTTAAAGAGAAAGAACTAATAGAGCTAATACAAAAAAATGTCTAG
- a CDS encoding cytidylyltransferase domain-containing protein encodes MRIVATIEARMGSKRLPGKVLLKAKNKTMLEILVERLMSVKIIDEIVVATTTNNKDDEIVNVCDKINLKYFRGSEEDVFGRVIGAAKFAKADLVVQITGDCPIIDPNIVEQIINIYKYNSVDCVGNGAIRSYPDGMDAQVFSLSTLEKSYSMTDNKLDKEHVTRHILRNPEIFSKINLIAPPEIFFPELGLTLDEKDDYLLLKNIIENLYDKNKYFSCLEVIHYLNSNQSLYSLNNHVQRRWNP; translated from the coding sequence ATGAGAATTGTTGCAACAATTGAAGCAAGAATGGGTTCAAAAAGATTACCTGGGAAAGTTCTGCTTAAAGCAAAAAATAAAACAATGCTTGAGATTCTTGTTGAAAGGCTAATGAGTGTAAAAATTATTGATGAAATTGTTGTTGCCACTACTACAAATAATAAAGATGATGAAATAGTAAATGTTTGCGATAAAATAAATTTAAAATATTTTAGAGGATCTGAAGAAGATGTTTTTGGAAGAGTTATAGGTGCAGCTAAATTTGCAAAGGCAGATTTAGTTGTTCAAATTACTGGTGATTGTCCAATAATTGATCCAAATATTGTTGAACAAATAATTAATATTTATAAATATAACTCAGTAGATTGTGTGGGAAATGGTGCAATCCGAAGTTATCCAGATGGAATGGATGCCCAAGTGTTTTCCTTAAGTACCTTGGAAAAATCATATTCTATGACAGATAATAAGCTTGATAAAGAGCACGTCACCCGTCATATCTTAAGAAATCCAGAGATTTTTTCAAAAATCAACCTTATTGCTCCTCCGGAAATATTTTTTCCTGAACTGGGTTTGACATTAGATGAAAAAGATGATTATCTCTTGCTTAAGAATATCATTGAAAATCTTTATGATAAAAATAAATACTTTTCTTGCTTAGAAGTTATTCATTACTTAAATTCTAATCAATCTCTATATTCTTTAAATAACCATGTCCAAAGGAGATGGAATCCTTGA
- a CDS encoding GDP-L-fucose synthase, whose translation MKSKISINETFFVAGASGMAGSAICRSLRNKGYGCKDKGGKLLTPTRKDLDLLSYESVINWFDANKPTVVIIAAAKVGGIYANSTFPADFLLENIKIQTNIIEAAWKTNVKRLLFLGSSCIYPKNILEPINEEFLLSGPLEKTNEQYAIAKIAGIKLCESLSKQYNLDAISLMPTNLYGPGDNYDSNNSHVMAAMIKRFSEAKKLSLKSVTCWGSGNPLREFLYVDDLGDAVVFALEKWDPKSKSAPLDNHGNPLFYLNVGTGKDIKIEELAKKIARYYEYYGQINWDIKKPDGTKRKVLDVKRLNSLGWQSKTSLDEGLKKTIISYKNLK comes from the coding sequence ATGAAAAGCAAAATTTCAATTAATGAGACCTTCTTCGTAGCAGGTGCTTCAGGAATGGCAGGAAGTGCAATTTGTAGATCACTTCGAAACAAAGGTTACGGTTGTAAAGATAAAGGAGGAAAGCTATTAACTCCCACGAGAAAAGATTTAGATTTACTATCTTATGAATCAGTAATTAATTGGTTTGATGCGAACAAACCTACAGTTGTAATAATTGCAGCAGCAAAAGTCGGAGGAATATATGCAAATTCAACTTTTCCTGCAGATTTTCTTCTTGAAAACATCAAGATTCAGACAAATATAATTGAAGCTGCATGGAAAACAAATGTTAAAAGGCTTCTATTCCTTGGAAGTAGTTGTATTTATCCCAAAAATATTTTAGAACCTATTAATGAAGAATTTCTATTATCAGGGCCATTAGAAAAAACTAATGAGCAATATGCAATCGCAAAAATAGCAGGGATAAAACTCTGCGAATCCTTGTCAAAACAATATAATCTAGATGCTATATCTCTAATGCCAACCAATTTATATGGTCCAGGGGATAATTATGATTCAAATAATAGTCATGTGATGGCTGCAATGATAAAAAGGTTTTCAGAAGCAAAAAAATTGTCACTTAAATCTGTAACTTGTTGGGGGTCTGGAAACCCTTTGAGAGAATTTTTATATGTAGATGATCTTGGAGACGCAGTTGTATTTGCACTTGAAAAGTGGGATCCAAAATCAAAAAGTGCTCCTCTAGACAATCATGGAAATCCTCTTTTTTATCTTAATGTGGGTACTGGTAAAGATATAAAGATTGAAGAACTTGCAAAGAAAATTGCGAGATACTATGAATATTATGGACAAATAAACTGGGATATAAAAAAGCCTGATGGAACTAAACGAAAAGTTCTTGATGTTAAAAGACTTAATAGCCTAGGTTGGCAGAGTAAAACATCACTTGATGAAGGTTTAAAAAAGACGATTATTTCTTACAAAAATTTAAAATAA
- a CDS encoding sugar transferase — protein sequence MKKLFSFKNFLFLVDSNLFLDIKKNFSEEFPNTNLICLKDINEIENYNENNTLVITAERHFSNKYKYVKQISLFKFYQIYFENIPTKIFSISNINKYRQNFFYLNFQKLLKRIFDISISLIILFFSFPLLMIIFLLIKIEDGGPILYKQLRTGQNNKFISIYKIRSMRINSEKNGPKWCEKRDNRITKIGSFIRKTKIDELPQLCSVLKGDMSLIGPRPERPEFDKLLSESITDYNFRYKVKPGLSGWAQVNQKYPSSIEESKIKLNYDFYYINNFSLWLDFLIFFKTIRLVINIDDR from the coding sequence ATGAAAAAATTATTTTCATTTAAAAATTTCTTGTTTTTAGTTGATTCAAATCTATTTTTAGATATTAAGAAAAACTTTTCTGAAGAATTTCCAAATACTAATTTGATTTGTCTAAAGGATATTAATGAAATTGAAAATTATAATGAAAATAATACATTGGTTATTACTGCAGAAAGACATTTTTCTAATAAATATAAATATGTTAAGCAAATTTCTTTATTTAAATTTTATCAAATTTATTTTGAAAATATACCTACAAAAATTTTTAGTATCTCAAATATAAATAAATATCGTCAAAACTTTTTTTATCTAAATTTCCAAAAATTATTAAAAAGGATTTTCGATATATCCATATCTCTAATTATTCTATTTTTTTCATTTCCTCTTTTAATGATAATTTTTTTATTAATTAAAATCGAAGATGGAGGTCCTATTTTATATAAACAATTAAGGACTGGTCAGAATAATAAGTTTATCTCTATTTATAAAATAAGATCAATGCGCATTAATTCTGAAAAAAATGGACCAAAGTGGTGTGAAAAAAGAGATAATCGAATAACAAAAATTGGCAGTTTTATTAGAAAAACAAAAATAGATGAATTACCGCAATTATGTTCAGTTTTAAAAGGAGATATGTCTTTAATTGGTCCTAGGCCGGAAAGGCCTGAGTTTGACAAGTTATTAAGTGAAAGTATTACTGATTATAATTTTAGATACAAAGTAAAGCCAGGCTTAAGTGGTTGGGCTCAGGTTAACCAAAAATATCCCTCTTCAATTGAAGAATCTAAAATTAAATTAAATTATGACTTTTATTACATTAATAATTTTAGTTTATGGCTAGATTTTTTGATATTTTTTAAAACAATCAGATTAGTTATAAATATTGATGATAGATAA
- a CDS encoding 2OG-Fe(II) oxygenase, translated as MNRYEISTLIIKRLKELGINYLKNKYEESSAINFLVIEDLLPIKIATKLSDYFPFENELTHLNGPQENKYIGFHFIDKQNLIEECIYSFQEENVIKIIGEITSIKNLIGDPELYAGGISSMSKGCFLNPHIDNSHDRNMQNFRRLNLLYYVNKDFNPIKDGGELVLYPNGIKNKADEISCAFNRLVIMRTDNRSLHGVKKIKSETKRRKCISNYYFSKESPSGTNYYHSTSFRGFKKEFVKGTYLKLNALTRTFAKKLIYKLTNKSVSTSQYRNK; from the coding sequence ATGAATAGATATGAGATCTCTACACTCATAATTAAAAGACTTAAAGAACTTGGAATAAATTATTTGAAAAACAAATATGAAGAATCAAGTGCAATTAACTTTCTTGTTATAGAAGATTTATTACCAATTAAAATTGCGACGAAATTAAGTGACTATTTCCCATTTGAAAATGAGCTAACTCATTTAAATGGTCCTCAAGAAAATAAATATATAGGCTTTCATTTTATTGATAAACAGAATTTAATAGAGGAATGTATTTATTCCTTTCAAGAAGAAAATGTAATAAAAATAATAGGAGAAATTACTTCAATAAAAAACTTAATTGGCGATCCAGAATTATACGCAGGTGGAATATCGAGTATGAGTAAAGGATGTTTTCTGAATCCACATATTGATAATTCACACGATAGAAATATGCAAAACTTTCGAAGGTTAAATCTTCTTTATTACGTAAATAAAGATTTTAATCCCATTAAGGATGGGGGTGAATTAGTACTTTATCCAAATGGTATTAAAAATAAAGCAGATGAAATTAGCTGTGCTTTTAATAGACTTGTCATTATGAGAACAGATAATAGATCGTTACATGGAGTAAAAAAAATTAAATCAGAAACTAAACGTAGAAAGTGTATAAGTAACTATTATTTTTCTAAAGAATCACCATCAGGCACAAATTATTACCACTCAACATCATTTCGTGGTTTTAAAAAAGAATTTGTTAAGGGAACTTATCTTAAATTAAATGCATTAACTCGCACATTCGCAAAAAAACTTATTTACAAACTCACAAATAAATCAGTTTCAACTAGCCAATATAGAAATAAATAA
- a CDS encoding Gfo/Idh/MocA family protein has translation MKIKTLLIGLGNIGMLYDDRNSNLIQSHAKAVELHPNFKLVSGIDPVYERRNFFEENYKLISFKRLDEFRNKDEIDLVIISTPTDTHLCVIEETIKSLKPKMILCEKPLSYDYNDAFKIVDLCKKANIELFVNFVRRCDPAVIEIKNKIDQNLIEPPLKGICWYSKGLYNNGSHFINLLEYWLGNYKDIRIINSGRVFNNIDPEPEFIIDFQKGSIIFRSAWEENFSFYKVEIISKSGILKYENGGDKVELYHVEDDKKIKGYKILSEKKLRLKSKLDVYQYMVLDQIYKSYLGENTTICKGSQALSTQKIIYSIREKLRT, from the coding sequence ATGAAAATTAAAACACTTTTAATAGGTTTAGGAAATATTGGAATGCTTTATGATGATAGAAATTCTAATTTAATTCAATCGCATGCTAAGGCAGTTGAATTACATCCAAACTTTAAATTAGTCAGTGGGATCGACCCTGTTTATGAGAGAAGAAATTTTTTTGAGGAAAATTATAAATTAATTTCATTCAAAAGATTAGATGAGTTTAGAAATAAAGATGAAATTGATTTAGTTATTATTTCTACCCCTACTGATACTCATCTATGCGTAATTGAAGAGACTATTAAATCACTAAAACCTAAAATGATTCTTTGTGAAAAGCCTCTCTCATATGATTATAATGATGCTTTTAAAATAGTAGATCTATGTAAAAAAGCAAATATTGAACTATTTGTTAATTTCGTAAGAAGATGTGATCCAGCTGTAATTGAAATAAAAAATAAGATTGATCAAAATTTAATTGAGCCTCCTTTAAAAGGTATTTGTTGGTATTCAAAAGGTCTTTATAATAATGGCTCACATTTCATCAATTTATTAGAATATTGGCTTGGTAATTATAAAGATATAAGAATTATAAATTCTGGAAGAGTTTTTAATAATATAGATCCTGAGCCAGAATTTATTATTGACTTTCAAAAAGGATCTATAATTTTTAGGAGTGCATGGGAAGAAAATTTTTCTTTTTATAAGGTAGAAATAATAAGTAAATCTGGAATTTTAAAATATGAAAATGGTGGAGACAAGGTTGAATTATATCATGTTGAAGATGATAAGAAAATTAAGGGATATAAAATACTTAGTGAAAAAAAATTAAGGCTAAAAAGTAAATTGGATGTTTATCAATATATGGTATTAGATCAAATTTATAAAAGTTATTTAGGTGAAAATACAACTATTTGTAAAGGATCCCAAGCATTATCAACTCAAAAAATTATATATTCAATTAGAGAAAAATTAAGAACGTGA
- a CDS encoding glycosyltransferase has protein sequence MNYKISIITVTLNSKEDLIKTISSVQRQTYRNFQHIIKDGFSNDGTKVINFGDFPNTEIYFAQDSGVYDAMNQGFKYAIGELVIFLNAGDILLSNQALENINYSFCRNSLSTCLIGYTAQVNETNINNFSLLGFGWFYKKIPLIQFPHPSFILKRDVACKIKPLFDNNLKIASDYKQQILLRKKNLFKPIYLDQIITLMPLGGKSTQNLISYFNGFLETLKFSFNLYKVRFLYIFFLKIFIRLIKKIIKFKYPKRYSKQIIEYYSKDIDN, from the coding sequence ATGAATTATAAAATTTCAATAATAACAGTTACACTTAATTCTAAAGAAGATTTAATTAAAACAATTAGTTCTGTTCAAAGACAAACTTATAGAAATTTTCAACATATTATTAAAGATGGCTTTTCTAATGATGGGACTAAGGTAATTAATTTCGGTGATTTTCCTAATACAGAGATTTACTTTGCACAGGATTCTGGGGTTTATGATGCCATGAATCAAGGATTTAAATATGCAATTGGTGAATTAGTGATATTTTTAAATGCAGGAGATATATTACTTTCCAATCAAGCATTAGAAAATATCAATTATTCTTTCTGTAGAAATTCACTTTCAACTTGTTTAATTGGATATACTGCTCAAGTAAATGAAACAAATATAAATAATTTTTCTTTATTGGGATTTGGCTGGTTTTATAAAAAAATACCATTAATCCAATTTCCACATCCTTCATTTATTTTGAAAAGAGATGTTGCTTGCAAAATTAAACCTCTTTTTGACAATAATCTTAAAATTGCTTCTGATTATAAACAACAAATACTTTTAAGAAAAAAAAATTTATTTAAGCCTATTTATTTAGATCAGATAATCACATTAATGCCCTTAGGAGGAAAAAGCACTCAAAACTTAATTTCATATTTTAATGGATTCTTAGAAACTCTAAAGTTTTCTTTTAATCTTTATAAAGTAAGATTTTTATATATTTTCTTTTTAAAAATTTTTATAAGGCTAATTAAAAAAATCATAAAATTTAAATATCCAAAAAGATATAGTAAGCAAATTATTGAATATTACTCCAAAGATATTGATAATTAA